The following proteins are co-located in the Solanum pennellii chromosome 8, SPENNV200 genome:
- the LOC107028579 gene encoding golgin candidate 6, whose amino-acid sequence MDLVAKYQGVVGRVFRNENSGSSEDSYVERLLDRISNGVLAEDRRAAMLELQSVVSESRAGQMAFGAMGFPVILSVLKEERDDFEMVRGALETLVGALSPIGHAKGPANEVQPTLMNSDLLSREVDNISLLLSLLSEEDFYVRYYTLQLLTALLTNSPQRLQEAILSIPRGITRLMDMLMDREVIRNEALLLLTYLTREAEEIQKIVVFESAFEKIFSIIKEEGGSEGGVVVQDCLELLNNLLRNSASNQVLLRETIGFDQLLSVLKLRGTTYKFTQEKTINLLSVLETINLLIIGGPETDPGRDSNKLTNKTVLVQKKVLDHLFMLGVESQWAPVPVRCAALHCIGDLIANHPKNLEELASKRLGEEPDLEPALNSVLRILLRTSSKQEFMAADYLFKNFCQQNPDGQTMLASTLILQPQSMIHAPVEEDINMSFGSMLLHGLTTGENEGDVETCSRAASVLSHVIKGNNQCKEKVLQIELEAPTPILGRAEPLLHRMVKYLALASSMKSKDGKSSTSENVFVQPIILKLLTIWLSDCPNAVQCFLDSRPHLTYLLELVSNPTTTVCVRGLAAVLLGECVIYNKSNASGRDAYSIVDAISQKVGLTSYFLKFDEMQKSSLFTSAKPFLPRKSLTRSSAASMSEIEDGANESSDQKNEHPMLASVFDSPFVYFLKRLEADIREKMVEAYSSPKSQVTVVPAELEQRSGENDVDYIKRLKTFVEKQCHEIQDLLSRNATLAEDLARTGGNNSSSLERKVSGGSDRVQLETLRRDLQEASQRIETLKADKAKAESEASTYKSLAGKTESDLKSLSDAYNSLEQANYRLEKEVEALKSGDIEALKEEAREEALKESEAELSDLLVCLGQEQSKVEKLSSRLRELGEDVDTLLEGIGDDAGADDADEDEEEED is encoded by the exons ATGGATTTAGTTGCGAAGTATCAG GGTGTAGTTGGAAGGGTGTTTCGGAATGAAAACTCAGGTTCAAGTGAAGATag CTATGTCGAACGCTTGCTTGACCGGATTAGCAATGGTGTGCTGGCTGAGGATAGGAGAGCTGCTATGCTCGAACTTCAGTCTGTTGTCTCTGAAAGTCGTGCTGGACAAATGGCCTTTGGAGCTATGG GATTCCCTGTGATATTGAGCGTCTTAAAGGAGGAGCGTGATGATTTTGAGATG GTCAGGGGGGCTCTGGAAACTCTTGTGGGCGCTTTATCTCCAATTGGTCATGCAAAAGGGCCTGCGAATGAGGTTCAGCCAACTTTGATGAATAGTGATTTACTTTCTAGAGAAGTAGATAATATCTCTCTTCTCTTAAGTTTGTTG TCAGAGGAGGATTTCTATGTACGATACTATACACTTCAACTTTTGACGGCCCTCCTAACTAATTCTCCACAAAG GTTACAGGAAGCTATTCTTAGCATTCCCCGTGGTATCACACGACTGATGGATATGCTTATGGATCGTGAG GTCATACGAAATGAGGCACTGTTACTTCTGACTTACTTGACCCGTGAGGCTGAA gaaattcaaaaaattgtggTCTTTGAAAGTGCTTTTGAAAAGATATTCAGCATTATTAAAGAAGAGGGAGGTTCAGAAGGAGGAGTTGTTGTGCAG GACTGTCTTGAATTGCTGAACAATCTCCTGCGGAATAGTGCATCAAATCAG GTATTACTTAGAGAGACGATCGGGTTTGATCAGTTGCTATCAGTTCTGAAGCTGAGAGGGACAACCTACAAATTTACACAAGAGAAG ACAATAAATCTACTCAGTGTGCTAGAAACAATTAATTTGCTAATCATTGGCGGCCCAGAAACTGATCCTGGCAGAGATTCAAATAAGCTGACTAATAAAACAGTCTTGGTTCAG AAAAAGGTCTTGGACCATCTTTTCATGTTAGGAGTTGAAAGTCAATGGGCTCCAGTTCCAGTGCGTTGTGCG GCACTTCATTGCATTGGTGATCTGATTGCGAATCACCCAAAGaatcttgaagaacttgcaaGCAAAAGGCTCGGAGAGGAACCAGATTTAGAGCCTGCTTTGAATTCTGTTCTCCGGATACTTTTGCGCACTTCTAGTAAGCAAGAATTCATGGCAGCTGACTATCTCTTTAAGAACTTCTGTCAG CAAAATCCAGATGGGCAGACAATGTTGGCATCTACTCTAATTCTGCAGCCACAGTCAATGATTCATGCCCCTGTTGAGGAGGATATTAACATGTCATTCGGAAG CATGCTTCTACATGGTCTTACCACAGGTGAAAACGAAGGTGATGTTGAG ACTTGTTCTAGAGCTGCCAGTGTTCTTTCGCATGTCATCAAGGGTAATAACCAATGCAAGGAAAAG GTTCTGCAAATAGAACTTGAAGCACCTACTCCCATTTTAGGAAGGGCGGAGCCTTTGTTACACCGTATGGTGAAGTATCTGGCTCTTGCCTCTTCTATGAAAAGTAAAGATGGAAAATCAAGCACATCTGAGAATGTGTTTGTTCAGCCCATTATCCTGAAACTGCTAACTATTTGGCTTTCTGATTGTCCAAATGCGGTGCAATGCTTCCTGGATTCACGTCCTCATCTAACGTATTTGCTGGAGCTGGTCTCAAATCCTACCACAACTGTTTGCGTAAGGGGATTGGCTGCAGTACTATTAGGGGAATGTGTAATCTACAACAAAAGCAATGCTAGTGGAAGGGATGCCTATAGCATAGTTGATGCCATAAGCCAAAAAGTTGGGCTCACGTCGTACTTTTTAAAGTTTGACGAAATGCAGAAAAGCTCTCTTTTCACATCTGCTAAGCCATTTTTGCCACGTAAATCATTGACAAGATCATCCGCTGCCAGTATGTCTGAGATCGAAGATGGCGCAAATGAATCATCTGATCAGAAGAACGAGCATCCAATGCTTGCATCAGTATTTGATTCTCCATTCGTCTATTTTTTGAAGCGCTTAGAGGCTGATATTAGAGAAAAGATGGTAGAAGCTTACAGCAGCCCAAAGAGCCAGGTGACTGTGGTACCAGCAGAACTGGAACAAAGGAGTGGAGAAAATGATGTTGACTATATCAAGCGGCTGAAGACTTTTGTGGAGAAGCAATGCCATGAGATACAG GACCTTTTGAGTCGGAATGCCACTTTGGCGGAGGATTTGGCCAGAACTGGTGGGAACAACTCATCCTCGCTTGAGCGCAAAGTCAGTGGGGGTTCAGACAGAGTTCAACTGGAGACTCTGCGTAGAGATCTTCAAGAGGCTTCTCAACGTATAGAAACGCTAAAGGCAGATAAGGCCAAGGCTGAATCGGAAGCTTCAACATACAAAAGCTTAGCTGGAAAGACGGAATCTGATCTTAAAAGCTTGTCTGATGCATACAACAGTCTGGAACAAGCCAACTACCGActagaaaaagaagttgaggcTTTGAAGAGTGGAGACATCGAGGCGTTAAAGGAAGAAGCAAGGGAAGAAGCTCTGAAGGAGAGTGAAGCTGAATTGAGTGATTTGCTCGTGTGCCTCGGACAAGAACAAAGCAAAGTTGAGAAACTTAGCAGTAGACTGAGAGAGCTAGGTGAAGATGTAGATACATTGCTGGAAGGTATAGGTGATGATGCTGGTGCTGATGATgctgatgaagatgaagaagaagaagattag